Part of the Vigna radiata var. radiata cultivar VC1973A chromosome 11, Vradiata_ver6, whole genome shotgun sequence genome is shown below.
NNNNNNNNNNNNNNNNNNNNNNNNNNNNNNNNNNNNNNNNNNNNNNNNNNNNNNNNNNNNNNNNNNNNNNNNNNNNNNNNNNNNNNNNNNNNNNNNNNNNNNNNNNNNNNNNNNNNNNNNNNNNNNNNNNNNNNNNNNNNNNNNNNNNNNNNNNNNNNNNNNNNNNNNNNNNNNNNNNNNNNNNNNNNNNNNNNNNNNNNNNNNNNNNNNNNNNNNNNNNNNNNNNNNNNNNNNNNNNNNNNNNNNNNNNNNNNNNNNNNNNNNNNNNNNNNNNNNNNNNNNNNNNNNNNNNNNNNNNNNNNNNNNNNNNNNNNNNNNNNNNNNNNNNNNNNNNNNNNNNNNNNNNNNNNNNNNNNNNNNNNNNNNNNNNNNNNNNNNNNNNNNNNNNNNNNNNNNNNNNNNNNNNNNNNNNNNNNNNNNNNNNNNNNNNNNNNNNNNNNNNNNNNNNNNNNNNNNNNNNNNNNNNNNNNNNNNNNNNNNNNNNNNNNNNNNNNNNNNNNNNNNNNNNNNNNNNNNNNNNNNNNNNNNNNNNNNNNNNNNNNNNNNNNNNNNNNNNNNNNNNNNNNNNNNNNNNNNNNNNNNNNNNNNNNNNNNNNNNNNNNNNNNNNNNNNNNNNNNNNNNNNNNNNNNNNNNNNNNNNNNNNNNNNNNNNNNNNNNNNNNNNNNNNNNNNNNNNNNNNNNNNNNNNNNNNNNNNNNNNNNNNNNNNNNNNNNNNNNNNNNNNNNNNNNNNNNNNNNNNNNNNNNNNNNNNNNNNNNNNNNNNNNNNNNNNNNNNNNNNNNNNNNNNNNNNNNNNNNNNNNNNNNNNNNNNNNNNNNNNNNNNNNNNNNNNNNNNNNNNNNNNNNNNNNNNNNNNNNNNNNNNNNNNNNNNNNNNNNNNNNNNNNNNNNNNNNNNNNNNNNNNNNNNNNNNNNNNNNNNNNNNNNNNNNNNNNNNNNNNNNNNNNNNNNNNNNNNNNNNNNNNNNNNNNNNNNNNNNNNNNNNNNNNNNNNNNNNNNNNNNNNNNNNNNNNNNNNNNNNNNNNNNNNNNNNNNNNNNNNNNNNNNNNNNNNNNNNNNNNNNNNNNNNNNNNNNNNNNNNNNNNNNNNNNNNNNNNNNNNNNNNNNNNNNNNNNNNNNNNNNNNNNNNNNNNNNNNNNNNNNNNNNNNNNNNNNNNNNNNNNNNNNNNNNNNNNNNNNNNNNNNNNNNNNNNNNNNNNNNNNNNNNNNNNNNNNNNNNNNNNNNNNNNNNNNNNNNNNNNNNNNNNNNNNNNNNNNNNNNNNNNNNNNNNNNNNNNNNNNNNNNNNNNNNNNNNNNNNNNNNNNNNNNNNNNNNNNNNNNNNNNNNNNNNNNNNNNNNNNNNNNNNNNNNNNNNNNNNNNNNNNNNNNNNNNNNNNNNNNNNNNNNNNNNNNNNNNNNNNNNNNNNNNNNNNNNNNNNNNNNNNNNNNNNNNNNNNNNNNNNNNNNNNNNNNNNNNNNNNNNNNNNNNNNNNNNNNNNNNNNNNNNNNNNNNNNNNNNNNNNNNNNNNNtgtactttatttgatgttgaaatacatttgaacatgtgtttgttatgttgaaattgaatttgtgtacatgtttttatatgcacgtctgtttttgtggtagtggatatcacaaaaacagacctgcaattttaaaaaactgcaggggaatatgccgcggttgtgacctgaaccgcggcatatagtgtttcgttttaatttttttttttaaaaagagacatATGGTCGTGGTTAGTGctagaaccgcgacatataacTGTGTCTTttgccgcggttgaaccgcgacatatagtggacaattttattttttttttaaaaaaaaggatttaggcagcggttctttggacaaccgcgacatattacgaatcttatataccgcggttgtaactgcggcctaaagtctttgacttactaccgcggctgaatatgccgcggttcataaaccgcgacctatagtgaaaaataatcgcagtaaaagcccctcgctgcactaaTGTTTCTAGCAAGAGGGCAAttctttttttaacatgttaGAAATTTGGCGTCCATACATTAGTGTGAGGCTATGAAACTCCAAAAAGACACGCATAAAGGTAACTAACTTGGTATCTTTACCACCTTTTTCTATTCAAATGTTAAGGTCATTCGAACTCCTTTGCACATCACAAGTTAAGGACTGTCTAACTCGTCGAACTTACTGGCTTTACTACTAGAGTTGCCAGTTGTTTGGGTAAAAGTTCACTCGATCAGCCAAGTTCACCGCCCACTTTAAAAACCCattcttaaattttttgaaCAATTGCAAATACGTGCTAAGTAAACATATATGCGGCTAACTCACTAAGGACAACCACATGATTGGTGTCTTAGGCTTAGTTAGGTAAAAGTGGAGAAAACACTCATGTGAAAGTGATAAGTATAGTACTCGACACAATAACCTAAACGCTTGCAAAAATCCCTAACTATTTGGATGAAGTTGTGTTGGTGTTAAGAAGACGCAGAACACTCATAGTAAACTCATCAAAATGTAGTCAGACATGaagttgaataataaaaaaactatgtaCACATATAATAAGTCATCCTCATACCCTCTCTTCCATGACAAACATTATCTATGGCGTTTACCTTCCTGAAGGACATTATACTCTCTACCTCTTCGCTCTTGAACACATATATAACATTTAACCAAGAGTTCAGTATTAATGACCatctatatttgaaaaaatgtttcCTTATTAAGGGATCCACCTATTCATAACCTTCCCTTTGAGGTAACCTATCATCGACATGCTCCTTAGAAAGATCTTATCTACTATCTATAATAATCTCTTAAATCAAACATACAACCCTCAACGATGACGCATTAGAGGATGATGAGGCCTGACTATTATCACTACTCATATCTTCCACAAAACCCATatttgactcactaagtgacatACCTATTACTAGTCGATTCTCAAGTACTGAACTTCTCTCAAAGATATTGATAGTTGAGCAAACTCTAAAGATCTTGTTGCTCAACTAAGGTAAATAAACCCACTATATTTATAGCAAAACCTTACCATTTCACCTTCCAACCTCTTATCTCAGCCATTAGATCTCCTCAAATATGAAGGTTGGGGTTATGACCCTTCACCTTCTCAATCAACTCATTTTTTATGCAACCTGACAACTTATCGACTTCCTTGTCTCATCAAACCTAACGTGTCATCATTGCAACCTCTTCGTTGTTATGTTTCTCGAGGTTGAGGGCTATTATACTCATAAGGTCATATAgccaaaaaaatacaaattttctttacATAACAATTAAGCGGCAATACCATATCAATATACTTGAGACTCTAGTCCAAATGCACTGAGCTTGGGGGGATAATGTGTGATATGTGTCCAATGGCATTTAGTATACTCAGTCCTTAAGATAGCCACATGGAAGATTGATCAGCTACATATTAGCCAACTAGAAAGTATTCCTCACACCTTCATATACGTCTTAACAATTTCATGCCTAGGTGTACTTGACCTTGGGTTATGATCCACCATTAAGGTGGCTTGACAGTATACATGACGGTCAACTAGAACCAACATCTGCAGAATGTTGACTTGGcttaaagttataattaagaTATGATTAATTAACCTAATCAACTAAAAACTAATCAAGATAATTAACTACATGGTTCATACCCATCCAAATAAGAAACCCATAAAACATTGTATAAATAAGGTAAATATATCACATTCCATTTTACAACTTTCATTACCTTCTAACGTACTTCTTAATTGACTTGAGTAATAGCATAATTGACTTGAGTAATAGCAGAATGTTTTTTCATACGCatctacaaaatatatttaacaccgTAGGTAGGAATATATTCagaaactttaaatttatttcaataactcAATACTTCCATAAGTTAACATCCATAAGTTAATTTAAAgctcataaaatattaaagaagacCCTAAAAATAGGAGTAGATGACCAAACAAACATGCTAATAAAATCATTTGAaggataatattaaaaaatattttgtcgGCTATACTTGGAAAGAGAactagataaataaaatataatgtaataatgaaaaaaagtttaCATTATTGAAAGTGTTTGCGTATAATTATTGTATAGTATTTGTCGTTTTAAAATGATTGGGTGTCATCTTTTCTAATActtatttttcatgtaaaaatattcattttctcTTAAAAAGTTTATCCAAACATTTCATAATAGAAACTTCTAATGTTTCTTGTTTAACCTGTATATGAAAGAGCCTAGTGACCTTGTAAAGTGACCCTCAACTTTACCCAAGCTCAACTGAAGTTCAACTCATTTTTAGTgactataaatatttaatatgatagagattaatttaaatatttgagaaattatgttgataaaattttatttaaatcaattcaataataACGattcaaatcttaaaaaaaattaaataagtatagtttttttagaaataaaactcTCTTTTAAGTATATATAGAAAGAGATATTCTTAGCCTTTAGAAGGATTTCATGGAAGACTTGATAAACAATATTCACCAAAAAcgttttttataacaaaaaccaaaactagtatttctattttttattttcaccgAGAATACAAAAAGCCTGAAATGAATAGCAACTTGCTTGCTTCTTTTCGAATAGCAACTtgcactcttttttttttttttttcattcccaACATCCTTGTTTTGATTTTTCCTGttgtgatttaatttatttgttaatgtactcatgaaattgcTTCAACTTATAATTGCTTCAACCATAATCACTCACACCATTCATCAGATACAATTTTCACACACATCTCCGATTAAAAGTCCCATAGTAGCGGACGGTGGCGGAGTGCCCGAGATGCTGAGCGAAGGAGTTTTAACGGGGTAACTATGTCCGTACCGTTGCTTCCTGTGAACGGAGGTCGgaaagaagaattaaaaaaagatagtTTGGAGATGATAAGTTTTATGGGATGCAGGAAGATAAAAGGGGTGCTGCAGAAAGTAAAATCCTATCTTACAGTGGCAAAACCAGGTGCCATTCAGTTTGGCTAAACATGTCATTAGATTACAAAAAGTAGGTCAGAGATCAACTTCATCAAAGGACATTTCGTGGACTGAtctacaattattattattattttttttttaaatttgttactttaaaatttttttatatataaatatatatatatatatatatattaaccatataaatatttctacgtttttaattaattaattaatgttcttaattaaataaataaaaataattatattataattaataattaaaatttaattatttaagttacagtatcattatatatttgcatctttaaataaatataatataaaaatttaatgttttagattattttttattttagaatcaTTTACATGTAAATTTCGGAATTCAAACACTTTCTGTGATGTATTTatagattgaaaaataaaaaagaattaattttaaatatattttagattaattcaTATTTCATATAGGACAATGATACTagacaatatattttaataacatataaacaTCATTTACGTGATCAATAACATGTTAACAcgtaatgttcaaatattataaaaaaaatatggtctAAATTTCACTTGAATCTGGACTAGTTCTCAGGCATGGTGAAATAATTTACGTCATCTTATTCAACCACAAGAAACCAACAAAAAAACATGTGAAATTCATTGTCGgaatgtatatttataaataacccGAAGAGATATAGATTCGATATTTCCAACTCTTTGAATTGCAAAAGCTGATATTGTTAGCGAAAGGGCATGGGAGAGATAGATGAAGCTTTCATTCAAACAGAAGAGAACAGGCCAAAGGTTTGTATGATTGAAGAGGGAATCCCTGTGATAGATCTCTCCCCTTTGGTGTGTGGATCTTCTTCTGACATGAGAGAGCCTTGTTTTGAAAAGGTTGTGAGGCAAATAGGCAGTGCATGCAGAGAATGGGGGTTCTTCCAAGTCATCAACCATGGAAGCTCAGTTGAGAGCAAGCAGAAGATGGAAGGAGAAGCAAGGAAGTTCTTTGAGCAGAGCAAGGAGCAGAAGAATGAAGTGAGAAGAGATGCTGTGCATGTTATAGGCTACTTTGACTCTGAGCTTACCAGAAATGTTAGAGATTGGAAAGAAGTATTTGATTACACTGTAGAAGAACCTACCTTGGTTCCTGCTTCACCTGATCCTCATGATCTCACAATCACTCATTGGTATAACAAGTGGCCCCAATACCCACCACTTTTAAGGTATTTTAATCTTCCTAATCCCACATAGTTTATGCAAGGTATCTTTctaatatattgatttttatatctattaaaaagcttttaatatattttaaaacatttaatatatgtAAGTTTAACATTTATAccttgtgttatttttttaattctggaACTTAGATCTAcctttgatttccaacaaaaaattatatttaaaaagtttaaggGATGAGTTAATAAACATATAGTTCTGATTAGGTGAAAGTTTAAAGCCTCAGCTTTCATGAACTTTCATCTGTGGTGAGAATAGAAAGCAAATTTATTGTTgtatgaaaatcatatattcGGTAGGTTTAaaaggttttttcttttgatattttttgagGAATTTATTAAATGGgatctctcaatttttttttcttaaatttagtttctattttattcaaaaagatTAAACATAGTATTATGCCTGAATCTAACAATTTTGTGTGGTGAATGAATACaaataaagataacaaaaaaattggaaaaaataaatgacataTGATTATCTTTCAAacgaaatatattaatttatcaaaagtgaatatttaaataaaataaaaattaaattaaagacaaatataaaattgaaaaattacattgaatacattcattaaatattagataaaatcTATCAAAAGCCTATTCTATAACATATCAACAGGACTgttgaaaaaaaagtattatgaTGTGAAATTGTCATAATTTGgattaattttgattcaatatAAAGTTAGATATTATTTGTtatgaatgaaaatttaaaagaaaagaaaaccagtGAGAATCACATTAAAGGGAAAGAGAGTGGATACTAGAGTTTCTCAATAATATATCAAACACTTACGTTTTCAAAATATAGCAAAGATTATTTTGAGTGAGATATCTACAACAAATAGGATTAAGCTCATTTATGTCATTTTGGATTTACCTTTCGTATGAAATtacttttattcctttttaagAAGTAAGAACTTTTGGAAATTCTGAATACCAATTTGTTAAGACTCCAAATGTAATAAACTAATCCATTATGTATGTAtaattttaggaaaataaaattttaacaccattttttgacactattttgacactccacacatgtcaaaatgtggttggacgatttcaaattaaaaaacaaactttggtttttttcttccaaacatacccctgtctcaacttttttaatttgaaatcgtccaatcacattttgacacgtgtgcagtgtcaaaatagtgttataaaaatggtgttaaaatatcattttccataattTTATACAATGTTACgaagaagaaaatactaaaattagAGTATCGACAagtgtttatttaattatttatttattgtgcaTGTTGCTCTCCCAAACCATTGTATATATCAGAAGTTGTAGTAACAGGGTAAGGTTTTTGTTGTCCAGAGAGGCATTGGAAGAGTACGGTAAGCAGATGGAAGAGTTAGCACTGAAGCTAATGGAGCTTATTGCATTGAGCTTAGGTTTGGAACCGAAACGTTTTCATGGTTTCTTCAAAGACCAAACAAGTTGGATAAGGTTGAATTTTTATCCA
Proteins encoded:
- the LOC106777166 gene encoding probable 2-oxoglutarate-dependent dioxygenase At5g05600 gives rise to the protein MGEIDEAFIQTEENRPKVCMIEEGIPVIDLSPLVCGSSSDMREPCFEKVVRQIGSACREWGFFQVINHGSSVESKQKMEGEARKFFEQSKEQKNEVRRDAVHVIGYFDSELTRNVRDWKEVFDYTVEEPTLVPASPDPHDLTITHWYNKWPQYPPLLREALEEYGKQMEELALKLMELIALSLGLEPKRFHGFFKDQTSWIRLNFYPPCPSPDLVLGCGRHKDSGALTVLAQDDVCGLEVKRKSDGQWVRVKPAPNAYIINVGAVIEVWSNETYESVEHRVILNSEKERLSYPFFLTPAHYTMVQPLEEMVNNQNPPKYRPYNWGKFFVTRKRSNFVNRNVENIQIYDFKIN